A DNA window from Mycolicibacter hiberniae contains the following coding sequences:
- a CDS encoding DUF302 domain-containing protein: MSVALSTAVTGADFDAVTEKTREVLKDNGFGVLTEIDVQATLKAKLGEQIERYLILGACNPPLAHRAVTAEKRIGVLLPCNVVVREDTEHPGTVLVEAMNPQLMAEIVDNPALAEIAAEVSEKIRNVIDTLAVAFRAT, encoded by the coding sequence ATGTCCGTGGCATTGAGCACTGCGGTGACCGGCGCCGATTTCGACGCGGTTACCGAAAAAACGCGAGAGGTTCTGAAAGACAACGGCTTCGGCGTGTTGACCGAGATCGATGTGCAGGCCACGCTGAAAGCGAAGCTGGGCGAGCAGATCGAGCGCTACCTGATCCTGGGCGCCTGCAACCCGCCCCTGGCGCACCGCGCCGTGACGGCCGAGAAGCGCATCGGGGTGCTGCTGCCGTGCAACGTCGTGGTCCGCGAGGACACCGAGCACCCGGGCACGGTGCTGGTGGAGGCGATGAACCCGCAGCTGATGGCCGAGATCGTCGACAACCCGGCGCTGGCGGAGATCGCCGCCGAGGTGAGCGAGAAGATCCGCAACGTCATCGATACTCTGGCGGTTGCGTTTCGCGCCACCTGA
- a CDS encoding haloalkane dehalogenase → MHTLRTPEDRFAGLPDFAYPPQFCDLDDDDGGTLRVAWVHDGPEDGEPVLMLHGEPSWSFLYRKMMPILAKAGYRVICPDLVGFGRSDKPARAHDHTYARHVEWMRALAFDVLDLHGVTLVCQDWGGLIGLRVLAENPDRFRGVVVANTGLPTGDIAMPEVWWRFREAIQAAPTIDVGRFVQAGCRRSMSDEVRAGYDAPFPDDRYCVGPRTMPSLIPTTPEDPAAAANRVAWAALCASQIPMLVAFSDSDPITGAMGPIFQRTMAGARGRSHPVIENAGHFLQEDAGEELARHVVEFLRR, encoded by the coding sequence ATGCACACCCTGCGCACGCCCGAGGACAGGTTCGCCGGCCTCCCGGATTTCGCCTACCCGCCGCAGTTCTGCGACCTCGACGACGATGACGGCGGCACGCTGCGGGTGGCGTGGGTGCACGACGGTCCCGAGGACGGCGAACCGGTTCTGATGCTGCACGGTGAGCCGTCGTGGTCGTTCCTGTACCGCAAGATGATGCCGATCCTGGCGAAGGCCGGATATCGGGTGATCTGCCCGGATCTGGTCGGGTTCGGCCGGTCCGACAAGCCGGCCCGCGCTCACGACCACACCTATGCACGCCACGTCGAGTGGATGCGCGCGCTGGCGTTCGACGTCCTCGACCTGCATGGGGTGACCCTGGTGTGCCAGGACTGGGGAGGGCTGATCGGGCTGCGGGTGCTGGCGGAGAACCCGGACCGGTTCCGTGGCGTCGTCGTGGCCAACACCGGACTGCCCACCGGCGACATCGCGATGCCGGAGGTCTGGTGGCGTTTCCGGGAGGCGATCCAGGCCGCGCCCACGATCGACGTCGGCCGGTTCGTGCAGGCCGGGTGCCGTCGGTCGATGAGCGATGAGGTGCGGGCCGGCTACGACGCCCCGTTCCCCGACGACAGGTATTGCGTGGGACCGCGGACCATGCCGTCGCTGATCCCGACCACCCCCGAGGATCCCGCGGCCGCGGCCAACCGGGTGGCGTGGGCCGCGCTGTGCGCTTCGCAGATCCCGATGCTGGTCGCGTTCAGCGACAGCGACCCGATCACCGGCGCCATGGGGCCGATCTTCCAGCGCACGATGGCCGGTGCGCGGGGTCGCTCTCACCCGGTGATCGAAAACGCCGGGCATTTCCTGCAGGAGGATGCCGGCGAAGAGCTCGCGCGCCACGTGGTGGAGTTCCTGCGCCGCTGA